A section of the Macadamia integrifolia cultivar HAES 741 chromosome 9, SCU_Mint_v3, whole genome shotgun sequence genome encodes:
- the LOC122088021 gene encoding LOB domain-containing protein 16-like translates to MAAGSGSPCGACKFLRRKCASDCIFAPYFCSEQGPARFAAIHKVFGASNVSKLLLHVPLPDRCEAVVTIAYEAQARIRDPVYGCVGHIFALQQQVAYLQAQLMQVKAQMAHNLAANSRSLDNHWTSVTAGPVLGGGGGVGSPQMPYPACMHSITSQSSLDSMDHSSDGMVMQDMQDTDDLAFQPFTKKRLGTNDLGELQALALRMMRN, encoded by the exons aTGGCTGCTGGAAGTGGATCTCCTTGTGGTGCCTGCAAGTTCTTGAGGCGAAAATGTGCCTCTGATTGCATATTTGCTCCTTACTTTTGCTCAGAGCAGGGCCCTGCTCGTTTTGCTGCAATTCATAAGGTGTTTGGTGCTAGTAATGTCTCTAAGCTTTTGTTACATGTTCCTCTCCCTGATAGATGTGAGGCCGTCGTCACCATTGCCTATGAAGCTCAGGCCAGGATTAGGGATCCCGTTTATGGCTGTGTTGGTCATATCTTCGCGCTTCAACAACAG GTGGCATACTTGCAAGCCCAATTGATGCAAGTGAAGGCTCAGATGGCTCACAACCTTGCAGCTAATTCAAGGTCTTTAGACAATCATTGGACTTCTGTAACTGCAGGGCCTGTCCTTGGAGGAGGTGGTGGAGTTGGGTCTCCCCAGATGCCTTATCCAGCATGCATGCATTCCATTACATCTCAGAGCTCTTTGGACTCTATGGACCATAGCAGTGATGGGATGGTGATGCAGGACATGCAAGACACAGATGATCTAGCTTTTCAACCTTTCACTAAGAAAAGATTGGGTACCAATGACTTGGGTGAGCTTCAAGCTCTGGCTCTTAGGATGATGAGGAACTGa
- the LOC122088049 gene encoding uncharacterized protein LOC122088049, producing MADNLFLGLPPPSAKPNIPPALPSVADQQASKDTTRGTGTAPAPAPAPAPILKSALKREKPTETQTEASETAQKRLRFKTTVDASETQVIEAMQRITAHIKNPAKFSKASKLAMQLIQAGSVKPGTSDQFFDILETAMSSPSACNDPSVRADYHSLFSAAQNINECLSKKQRNQLTTWTLRAVVGNDLYTDDSFVVFQCLEENRME from the exons ATGGCGGATAACCTGTTTTTGGGCCTGCCACCTCCATCTGCAAAGCCAAACATTCCTCCTGCTCTTCCTTCAGTTGCAGACCAACAAGCTTCTAAAGATACAACGAGGGGAACAGGAACGGCTCCAGCTCCAGCTCCAGCTCCAGCTCCCATTCTCAAGAGCGCTCTTAAGCGAGAGAAACCTACAGAAACGCAGACCGAAG CATCTGAAACAGCTCAAAAACGTTTGAGGTTCAAAACAACTGTGGATGCGTCTGAAACACAAGTTATAGAAGCGATGCAGAGGATAACAGCCCACATTAAGAATCCCGCCAAGTTCAGCAAGGCATCGAAACTTGCCATGCAACTTATTCAGGCTGGTAGTGTTAAGCCAGGAACTAGTGATCAATTCTTTGACATACTAGAAACTGCAATGTCTTCACCAAGTGCTTGCAACGATCCTTCTGTTCGAGCAGATTATCATTCCCTTTTCTCAGCAGCTCAAAACATTAATGAG TGCCTCAGTAAGAAGCAGAGAAACCAGTTAACGACATGGACACTTAGGGCGGTGGTGGGAAATGATCTTTACACAGATGATAGCTTTGTG